A single genomic interval of Microbacterium sp. zg-Y1090 harbors:
- a CDS encoding RluA family pseudouridine synthase — MDSRNVPVPDGLDGVRVDAALAKLLGFSRTFAAEVAEAGGVVLDGRTLGKSDKLRAGGWLEVTWAEKEPPRVVPVAVPDLGIVYDDDDIIVIDKPVGVAAHPSLGWEGPTVLGALAAAGFRVATTGAAERQGIVHRLDVGTSGLMVVAKTESAYTALKRAFKERTVEKIYHAVVQGHPDPLAGTIDAPIGRHPSHSWKFAVTPEGKDSVTHYETIEAFPGASLLEIHLETGRTHQIRVHMAAHRHPCVGDPLYGADPTLSARLGLSRQWLHARELSFAHPATTDWVTFTSPYPADLQHALDVLRGD, encoded by the coding sequence ATGGACAGTCGCAATGTCCCCGTCCCCGACGGGCTCGACGGAGTGCGCGTGGATGCCGCCCTCGCCAAGCTCCTGGGGTTCTCCCGCACGTTCGCCGCGGAGGTCGCCGAAGCCGGCGGTGTGGTGCTCGACGGTCGCACGCTGGGTAAGTCCGACAAGCTCCGAGCCGGTGGCTGGCTCGAGGTGACCTGGGCCGAGAAGGAGCCGCCGCGGGTCGTCCCGGTGGCCGTTCCCGACCTCGGCATCGTCTACGACGACGACGACATCATCGTGATCGACAAGCCGGTCGGGGTCGCGGCCCATCCCTCGCTGGGGTGGGAGGGGCCCACCGTGCTCGGCGCGCTGGCGGCTGCCGGCTTCCGCGTCGCCACGACCGGTGCCGCGGAACGGCAGGGCATCGTGCACCGCCTCGACGTCGGAACCAGCGGCCTCATGGTCGTGGCGAAGACCGAGAGCGCCTACACCGCGCTCAAGCGGGCGTTCAAGGAGCGCACGGTGGAGAAGATCTACCACGCCGTCGTGCAGGGGCACCCCGACCCGCTGGCCGGCACGATCGACGCCCCGATCGGCCGGCATCCGTCGCACTCGTGGAAGTTCGCCGTCACACCCGAGGGCAAGGACTCCGTCACGCACTACGAGACGATCGAGGCCTTCCCGGGCGCGTCGCTGCTGGAGATCCACCTCGAGACGGGGCGCACCCATCAGATCCGCGTGCACATGGCCGCGCACCGGCATCCGTGCGTCGGCGATCCGCTCTACGGCGCCGACCCGACGCTGTCGGCCCGCCTCGGACTCAGCCGTCAGTGGCTGCACGCGCGCGAGCTGTCGTTCGCGCACCCGGCCACGACCGACTGGGTGACGTTCACCTCGCCCTATCCGGCCGATCTGCAGCACGCCCTCGACGTGCTGCGCGGGGACTGA
- the lspA gene encoding signal peptidase II: MTARAPLRTAAAGTITAILAALVLAADQFTKYLAIENLPYQEAVPVLGDFFQLYLTRNPGAAFSLGEGVTWIFTIVLAAAAVTIVVLTLRSVRSRLWAVVLGLLLGGILGNLTDRLLREPGFLVGHVVDFIHTPWMWLGLPSAIYNVADVFIVTMMITVALLVLVGVRFDGTREAHHRHATASDDASDSGDAAAPSDEAAKA, encoded by the coding sequence TTGACGGCACGCGCCCCTCTGCGTACGGCGGCGGCCGGCACCATCACCGCGATCCTCGCGGCTCTGGTGCTGGCCGCCGACCAGTTCACCAAGTACCTCGCGATCGAGAACCTGCCCTATCAGGAGGCGGTTCCCGTTCTCGGTGACTTCTTCCAGCTGTACCTGACCCGCAACCCGGGTGCGGCGTTCTCCCTCGGCGAGGGCGTCACCTGGATCTTCACGATCGTGCTGGCCGCTGCGGCCGTGACGATCGTGGTCCTCACCCTCCGTTCGGTCCGCTCGCGCCTGTGGGCGGTGGTGCTGGGTCTGCTGCTCGGCGGCATCCTGGGCAACCTCACCGACCGGCTGCTGCGTGAGCCCGGCTTTCTCGTCGGCCACGTCGTCGACTTCATCCATACGCCGTGGATGTGGCTGGGTCTGCCGTCGGCGATCTACAACGTCGCCGACGTCTTCATCGTCACGATGATGATCACCGTCGCGCTGCTCGTCCTCGTGGGAGTGCGCTTCGACGGCACGCGCGAGGCGCATCACCGGCACGCGACGGCATCCGACGACGCCTCAGACTCCGGTGACGCGGCCGCGCCCTCGGACGAGGCCGCGAAGGCCTGA
- a CDS encoding DivIVA domain-containing protein: MALTPDDVVTKQFQHVRFKEGFDPDEVDDFLDEIVVEWRKTIAENDELKAKLAAYESGQAPAAQAPAAQPEVAEYEAVEVVAEAPAAESAAAPAAASAGIIELAQRLHDEHVAEGVAQRDKLISEAQAHAASIVAEAEARGRDEMARLEKERSVLEARISELRQFERDYRSQLRTYIEGKLRDLDTTGTTSGSAPVSVGH, from the coding sequence ATGGCTTTGACCCCCGATGACGTCGTCACCAAGCAGTTCCAGCACGTGCGCTTCAAGGAGGGATTCGACCCGGACGAGGTCGATGACTTCCTCGACGAAATCGTCGTCGAGTGGCGCAAGACGATCGCGGAGAACGACGAGCTGAAGGCCAAGCTGGCCGCCTACGAGTCGGGCCAGGCGCCCGCCGCGCAGGCTCCTGCCGCACAGCCCGAGGTCGCCGAGTACGAGGCCGTCGAGGTCGTCGCCGAGGCACCGGCCGCGGAGTCCGCCGCCGCCCCCGCCGCCGCCAGCGCCGGCATCATCGAGCTCGCGCAGCGTCTGCACGACGAGCACGTCGCCGAGGGTGTCGCCCAGCGCGACAAGCTCATCTCCGAGGCTCAGGCCCACGCGGCGTCCATCGTCGCCGAGGCGGAGGCCCGCGGCCGCGACGAGATGGCTCGGCTCGAGAAGGAGCGCAGCGTGCTGGAGGCTCGCATCTCGGAGCTGCGTCAGTTCGAGCGCGACTACCGCTCGCAGCTGCGCACCTACATCGAGGGCAAGCTGCGCGACCTCGACACCACGGGCACGACGTCCGGCTCCGCGCCGGTCTCGGTCGGCCACTAG
- a CDS encoding YggT family protein, whose product MGVLQLVAAIVNTLLLFYVLLLLVRLILEYIPMFNRAWRPRGAGLIAAEIVYTVTDPPIKLIRRFIPPLRLGAVAVDFAFPLTMLVCFVLLSITRTIAAS is encoded by the coding sequence GTGGGAGTGCTCCAGCTCGTCGCTGCGATCGTCAACACGCTTCTGCTCTTCTATGTTCTGCTGCTGCTCGTGCGGCTGATCCTCGAGTACATCCCGATGTTCAACCGGGCGTGGCGCCCGCGCGGCGCGGGACTGATCGCGGCAGAGATCGTCTACACGGTGACCGATCCGCCGATCAAGCTGATCCGCCGTTTCATCCCGCCGCTGCGCCTGGGTGCGGTGGCCGTCGACTTCGCGTTCCCGCTCACGATGCTCGTGTGCTTCGTTCTGCTGTCGATCACCCGCACCATCGCCGCGAGCTGA
- a CDS encoding cell division protein SepF encodes MSNPLKKTMVYLGLADEEEAYEEPAAQQQPQPRRDKPVEKAPAPVTPIHRPAVVRQPAPSAVSEILTVHPKQYRDAQIIAENFRDGIPVIINLSQMSDADARRLIDFASGLSLGLYGRIERVTSKVFLLSPENIAVSGDGAVAQADPETPAFAQ; translated from the coding sequence ATGTCGAACCCGCTCAAGAAGACCATGGTGTATCTCGGTCTGGCCGACGAAGAAGAGGCCTATGAGGAGCCCGCAGCGCAGCAGCAGCCTCAGCCGCGCCGTGACAAGCCGGTCGAGAAGGCGCCTGCTCCCGTGACGCCCATCCACCGCCCCGCGGTCGTGCGCCAGCCTGCGCCCAGTGCGGTCAGCGAGATCCTCACGGTGCACCCCAAGCAGTACCGCGACGCGCAGATCATCGCCGAGAACTTCCGCGACGGCATCCCGGTCATCATCAACCTCTCGCAGATGAGCGACGCCGACGCGCGCCGCCTCATCGACTTCGCCAGCGGTCTGTCGCTGGGTCTGTACGGGCGCATCGAACGGGTCACCAGCAAGGTCTTCCTGCTGTCGCCCGAGAACATCGCCGTGTCCGGGGACGGCGCCGTCGCGCAGGCCGACCCCGAAACCCCTGCCTTCGCGCAGTAG
- a CDS encoding YggS family pyridoxal phosphate-dependent enzyme encodes MNDDLRARLADVDARISDAARSAGRDPSGITRIVVTKFHPAALVRELHGLGVRDVGENRQQELTAKVAELSDLSDLRWHFVGQAQTNKARAIRAAASTVHSVDRSRLADALDAAGEPGGDMLDVLVQVNLTDDPGRGGTAPGEVAALAEHIAASCPTLRLRGVMGVAPLDEPAASAFARLAEAGARVRTIVPDAEWISAGMTGDFAEAIAAGATHLRIGSAITGPRPVHG; translated from the coding sequence GTGAACGACGACCTCCGGGCACGGCTCGCCGACGTCGACGCGCGCATCTCGGATGCCGCGCGATCGGCGGGCCGTGACCCGAGCGGGATCACCCGCATCGTCGTGACGAAGTTCCACCCCGCAGCCCTGGTGCGCGAGCTCCACGGGCTGGGTGTGCGCGATGTGGGGGAGAACCGGCAGCAGGAGCTCACCGCGAAGGTGGCCGAGCTGTCGGACCTGAGCGATCTGCGCTGGCATTTCGTCGGACAGGCGCAGACGAACAAGGCGCGCGCGATCCGCGCCGCGGCATCCACCGTGCACTCCGTCGACCGCAGCCGTCTCGCGGATGCGCTCGACGCCGCGGGGGAGCCGGGAGGCGACATGCTCGACGTGCTCGTGCAGGTCAACCTCACCGACGACCCCGGCCGCGGTGGCACCGCCCCCGGCGAGGTCGCCGCCCTCGCCGAGCACATCGCCGCGTCCTGCCCCACGCTGCGGCTGCGCGGCGTGATGGGGGTTGCGCCGCTGGACGAGCCGGCGGCGTCGGCGTTCGCACGACTGGCCGAAGCCGGTGCCCGGGTGCGCACGATCGTGCCGGACGCTGAATGGATCTCCGCCGGCATGACCGGCGATTTCGCCGAGGCCATCGCCGCGGGCGCGACACACCTGCGGATCGGCTCGGCAATCACGGGCCCGAGGCCCGTGCACGGATAG
- the ftsZ gene encoding cell division protein FtsZ, producing the protein MSQNQNYLAVIKVVGVGGGGVNAVNRMIELGLRGVEFIAVNTDAQALLMSDADVKLDVGRELTRGLGAGADPEVGRRAAEDHAEEIEEALTGADMVFVTAGEGGGTGTGGAPVVARIAKSIGALTIGVVTKPFSFEGRRRQSQAESGVSKLKEEVDTLIVVPNDRLLEISDRGISMIEAFATADQVLLAGVQGITDLITTPGLINLDFADVKSVMQGAGSALMGIGSARGADRAIKAAELAVESPLLEASIEGAHGVLLSIQGGSNLGIFEINDAAQLVKEAAHPEANIIFGTVIDDTLGDEVRVTVIAAGFDGGEPSLRIDPVAAQRPASTPVLPAVPAADAAREVPVAEPVREREPVSVASTSSTDAYESAFGDDDLDIPDFLK; encoded by the coding sequence ATGAGCCAGAACCAGAACTACCTCGCGGTGATCAAGGTCGTGGGTGTGGGAGGCGGCGGCGTGAACGCCGTCAACCGCATGATCGAGCTTGGCCTGCGTGGCGTGGAGTTCATCGCGGTGAACACCGACGCCCAGGCGTTGCTCATGAGCGACGCCGACGTGAAGCTCGACGTCGGACGCGAACTCACCCGCGGACTCGGCGCAGGAGCCGACCCCGAGGTGGGCCGCCGTGCCGCCGAGGACCACGCGGAGGAGATCGAGGAGGCCCTCACCGGGGCCGACATGGTCTTCGTCACCGCCGGAGAAGGCGGCGGGACCGGCACGGGCGGCGCGCCCGTGGTGGCGCGCATCGCCAAGTCCATCGGCGCACTGACCATCGGCGTCGTGACCAAGCCGTTCTCCTTCGAAGGCCGCCGCCGCCAGAGCCAGGCGGAGTCGGGCGTGTCGAAGCTGAAGGAAGAGGTCGACACCCTCATCGTCGTCCCCAACGACCGTCTCCTGGAGATCAGCGACCGCGGCATCTCGATGATCGAGGCGTTCGCGACCGCCGACCAGGTGCTGCTCGCCGGTGTGCAGGGCATCACCGACCTCATCACCACGCCGGGTCTGATCAACCTCGACTTCGCCGACGTGAAGTCCGTCATGCAGGGGGCGGGATCCGCCCTCATGGGCATCGGCTCCGCTCGCGGCGCCGATCGTGCGATCAAGGCCGCCGAGCTGGCCGTCGAGTCGCCGCTGCTGGAGGCCTCGATCGAAGGCGCCCACGGAGTGCTGCTGTCGATCCAGGGTGGTTCGAACCTCGGCATCTTCGAGATCAACGACGCCGCACAGCTGGTGAAGGAAGCCGCCCACCCGGAGGCGAACATCATCTTCGGAACCGTGATCGACGACACCCTCGGTGACGAGGTGCGCGTCACGGTCATCGCCGCCGGTTTCGACGGCGGAGAGCCCTCGCTGCGGATCGACCCGGTCGCGGCGCAGCGTCCCGCCTCCACCCCCGTGCTGCCCGCCGTCCCCGCCGCCGACGCCGCCCGCGAGGTGCCCGTCGCCGAGCCGGTGCGCGAGCGCGAGCCCGTGAGCGTCGCCTCGACGTCGTCGACCGACGCGTATGAGTCGGCCTTCGGCGACGACGACCTGGACATCCCCGACTTCCTGAAGTGA
- a CDS encoding FtsQ-type POTRA domain-containing protein, whose translation MRRPSPLPPPAEQRPEEAAAAPDPATVQPPRQVAPPRRRPSPDAPSPVSADPAADDVSASAAPEPAPDAATDVVPAPPVPGADTATAGASGSAATDLSADEAETAPLAPVIPFHLRDDHPGGMTTVADAGPVTRPAPGAGDATAPPVDAEPEVPREEVGVRDVLRAARARRRALRAEARRFTARQRHRRFAWLGAVAAVVLLVLGTLGVAYSPLFAVETIRVEGTQRLDAAAVEEALSGQLGTPMPLVDSSEVKAALVGFPLVETYALEARPPHELVVRVVERTPIGVLSSAAGFTLVDAAGVALSTTSAPPPGEPVLDVRGGVGSAAFEAVGHVVRSLPAGIRTQVTAVSATTPNDVTLTLGATGTQVVWGGPDKSAMKALALETIMKTRPPETVAAYDVSSPDAIVLR comes from the coding sequence ATGCGCCGGCCGAGCCCTCTTCCGCCGCCGGCGGAGCAGCGACCGGAGGAGGCCGCGGCCGCGCCCGACCCCGCCACCGTGCAACCGCCGCGCCAGGTCGCCCCGCCGCGGCGGCGGCCCTCGCCCGATGCGCCGTCTCCCGTCTCCGCGGACCCCGCAGCGGACGACGTCTCCGCGTCGGCTGCACCAGAGCCCGCCCCCGACGCCGCGACCGACGTCGTGCCCGCGCCACCCGTACCGGGCGCCGACACCGCCACTGCGGGCGCGAGCGGTTCCGCCGCGACCGACCTGTCGGCGGATGAGGCCGAGACCGCCCCGCTGGCGCCGGTCATCCCGTTCCACCTGCGCGATGACCACCCCGGCGGGATGACGACGGTCGCCGATGCCGGGCCCGTGACGCGCCCGGCACCCGGCGCAGGCGACGCGACCGCGCCGCCCGTCGACGCAGAGCCCGAGGTCCCGCGCGAGGAGGTCGGCGTGCGCGACGTGCTGCGCGCCGCCCGCGCGCGGCGCCGGGCGCTCCGCGCGGAGGCGCGTCGGTTCACCGCGCGCCAGCGGCACCGCCGCTTCGCCTGGCTCGGGGCCGTGGCCGCCGTGGTGCTCCTCGTCCTCGGCACCCTCGGCGTCGCCTACAGTCCGCTGTTCGCCGTCGAGACGATCAGGGTCGAGGGCACCCAGCGTCTGGATGCCGCTGCGGTCGAGGAGGCGCTCTCGGGTCAGCTGGGCACCCCCATGCCCCTGGTGGACTCCAGCGAGGTCAAGGCCGCTCTCGTCGGCTTCCCCCTCGTTGAGACGTACGCCCTCGAGGCGCGTCCCCCGCACGAGCTCGTCGTGCGCGTCGTGGAGCGCACGCCGATCGGCGTGCTGTCCTCGGCGGCCGGGTTCACGCTGGTCGACGCGGCCGGTGTCGCGCTGTCCACCACGAGCGCTCCACCGCCGGGTGAGCCTGTGCTGGACGTGCGCGGCGGGGTGGGGTCGGCTGCCTTCGAAGCGGTCGGTCACGTCGTGCGGTCGCTGCCCGCAGGCATCCGCACGCAGGTGACGGCGGTGTCGGCGACGACCCCGAACGACGTCACCCTCACCCTCGGCGCCACGGGCACACAGGTGGTCTGGGGCGGTCCCGACAAGTCGGCCATGAAGGCGCTGGCGTTGGAGACCATCATGAAGACGCGCCCGCCCGAGACCGTCGCCGCCTACGACGTGTCGTCGCCGGACGCGATCGTGCTCCGCTGA
- the murC gene encoding UDP-N-acetylmuramate--L-alanine ligase, which produces MIRPDLSLPLPDDITAAHFIGIGGSGMSGLAGMFLDRGIRVSGSDRADSPALRALAARGAVVHVGHDASHLADDVDTVVHTGAIWPENPEFVLAKQRGLHVIHRSQALAWLIGSRRLVSVAGAHGKTTSTGMIVTALQRLGEDPTFVNGGVIAELGVSSGTGADELVVIEADESDGTFLLYDTSVALITNVDPDHLDHWGSREAFYDGFVRFADGAREAVVISSDDPGAQRVAAALSHPNVLTFGEHPDADVRVTGMRTDGPVAFTLTHDGVSLEGRLSVPGAHNAINAAGAVAVLLTLGHPFEASLRAVEDFAGTARRFELHGTQRGVSVYDDYAHHPTEVAAALSAARTVVGSGRIIALHQPHTYSRTQEMYREFAQVLESHADHTVVLDVYGAREDPVPGVTGALVSGAFADRSHVDFVADWQQAAERAAAVARDGDFIVTLGCGNVNLIVPQVLGALAAAPAQPGE; this is translated from the coding sequence ATGATCCGACCCGACCTGAGCCTTCCCCTCCCCGACGACATCACCGCCGCGCACTTCATCGGCATCGGGGGGTCGGGCATGTCCGGACTCGCCGGGATGTTCCTCGACCGCGGCATCCGCGTATCCGGATCCGACCGCGCCGACAGCCCGGCACTGCGGGCCCTCGCCGCCCGCGGCGCGGTCGTGCACGTCGGGCACGACGCGTCGCATCTCGCCGACGACGTCGACACGGTCGTGCACACGGGGGCGATCTGGCCCGAGAACCCCGAGTTCGTCCTCGCCAAGCAGCGCGGACTGCACGTCATCCACCGGTCGCAGGCGCTGGCCTGGCTCATCGGCTCGCGGCGACTGGTCAGCGTGGCCGGCGCGCACGGCAAGACCACGTCGACCGGCATGATCGTCACGGCGCTGCAGCGCCTGGGGGAGGACCCCACCTTCGTCAACGGCGGGGTGATCGCCGAGCTCGGTGTGTCGAGCGGCACCGGCGCGGACGAGCTGGTCGTCATCGAGGCGGACGAATCCGACGGCACGTTCCTGCTGTACGACACCTCGGTCGCCCTCATCACCAACGTGGACCCGGACCACCTGGACCACTGGGGCAGCCGCGAGGCGTTCTACGACGGGTTCGTCCGCTTCGCCGACGGCGCGCGCGAGGCCGTCGTGATCTCGAGCGACGACCCGGGCGCCCAGCGCGTGGCCGCCGCCCTCAGTCACCCGAACGTGCTGACCTTCGGCGAGCACCCGGATGCCGACGTGCGCGTCACCGGCATGCGCACCGACGGGCCGGTGGCCTTCACCCTCACGCACGACGGAGTCAGCCTCGAGGGTCGGTTGAGCGTGCCCGGCGCGCACAACGCGATCAACGCCGCCGGCGCGGTCGCGGTGCTGCTGACGCTCGGACACCCGTTCGAGGCGTCGCTGCGCGCCGTGGAGGACTTCGCGGGCACCGCCCGCCGCTTCGAGCTGCATGGCACGCAGCGCGGCGTCAGCGTGTACGACGACTACGCCCACCACCCCACCGAGGTCGCCGCTGCGCTGTCGGCCGCCCGCACGGTCGTGGGCTCCGGCCGCATCATCGCGCTGCACCAGCCGCACACCTACTCCCGCACGCAGGAGATGTACCGCGAGTTCGCGCAGGTGCTCGAGAGCCACGCCGACCACACGGTCGTGTTGGACGTGTACGGAGCGCGGGAGGACCCGGTGCCCGGCGTCACCGGCGCGCTCGTCAGCGGCGCGTTCGCCGACCGCTCGCACGTGGACTTCGTCGCCGACTGGCAGCAGGCCGCCGAGCGCGCCGCTGCGGTCGCGCGCGACGGCGACTTCATCGTCACGCTCGGCTGCGGCAACGTGAACCTCATCGTCCCGCAGGTGCTCGGCGCCCTCGCCGCCGCGCCCGCGCAGCCGGGGGAGTAG
- the murG gene encoding undecaprenyldiphospho-muramoylpentapeptide beta-N-acetylglucosaminyltransferase: MTTYLLAGGGTAGHVNPLLAVADGLRARDDDAEVLVLGTREGLETRLVPERGYELLFVDKVPFPRRPNRTAAGFPARLQRAVAQVRAHIRRHGVDVVVGFGGYASAPAYLAAAREGVPYVVHEANARPGLANRLGARRAAGVGVAFAGTPMKRSRVVGMPLRREIADLDAAALRDEAAAHFGLDPARPTLLVFGGSLGAERLNTAFAGAWQDVLDAGWQLLQAAGEKNELRDPEVPGYALLPYIDRMDLALALADLVVSRAGAATVSEISALGIPAVYVPYAVGNGEQALNASSAVRAGAARLIPDAEFTADRVRTEIVPLLGDEAERERMRRAAATVGSRTGTEDVIAMIDAALGR, from the coding sequence GTGACGACGTACCTTCTCGCCGGCGGTGGCACCGCCGGGCACGTGAACCCGCTGCTGGCCGTCGCGGACGGCCTCCGCGCGCGCGACGACGATGCCGAGGTGCTGGTGCTCGGCACGCGCGAGGGCCTCGAGACGCGGCTGGTACCCGAGCGCGGGTACGAGCTGCTGTTCGTCGACAAGGTGCCCTTCCCGCGCCGACCGAACCGCACCGCGGCGGGCTTCCCCGCCCGCCTGCAGCGCGCGGTCGCCCAGGTGCGTGCGCACATCCGCCGACACGGTGTGGACGTTGTCGTGGGCTTCGGCGGGTACGCCTCGGCGCCGGCCTATCTCGCCGCCGCCCGTGAAGGCGTGCCGTACGTGGTGCACGAGGCCAATGCGCGGCCGGGGCTGGCCAACCGGCTGGGTGCGCGTCGCGCCGCCGGCGTGGGCGTCGCCTTCGCCGGCACCCCGATGAAGCGTTCCCGCGTGGTCGGGATGCCGCTGCGCCGGGAGATCGCCGACCTCGATGCCGCAGCGCTGCGCGACGAGGCCGCGGCTCACTTCGGCCTCGACCCCGCCCGGCCGACGCTGCTGGTCTTCGGCGGATCCCTCGGCGCCGAGCGGCTGAACACCGCGTTCGCCGGTGCGTGGCAGGACGTGCTCGATGCCGGCTGGCAGCTGCTCCAGGCGGCGGGGGAGAAGAACGAGCTGCGCGATCCTGAGGTTCCGGGCTATGCGCTGCTGCCCTACATCGATCGGATGGACCTCGCCTTGGCGCTGGCCGACCTCGTCGTCTCCCGCGCCGGCGCCGCGACCGTCAGCGAGATCAGCGCCCTCGGCATCCCTGCCGTGTACGTGCCCTACGCCGTCGGCAACGGCGAGCAGGCGCTCAACGCGTCGTCGGCGGTGCGGGCGGGTGCCGCCCGACTGATCCCCGACGCGGAGTTCACCGCCGATCGGGTGCGCACGGAGATCGTGCCGCTGCTGGGCGACGAGGCCGAGCGCGAGCGCATGCGCCGCGCGGCGGCGACCGTCGGCAGCCGCACCGGCACCGAGGACGTCATCGCGATGATCGACGCGGCGCTCGGCCGCTGA
- the ftsW gene encoding putative lipid II flippase FtsW → MASTTHSRTTPPTPPADGETRRGLAARVSLGKVFAPVPSEFLLIVSAALLLTGFGLVMVLSATSATSTAGGLGPYDTLVKQGVFALIGIPLMLVFSRFPVAFWKKIAWPGLILATMLQLLVFVPGIGVEHGGNRNWISIAGQQAQPSEFLKLTLALWLAIVLFRKRSLLTKWQHVFIPVIPLGGLVIATVLAGKDLGTSMVLFLILLAALFFSGVRLRLFIAPLLLAVVAVLGFALTSDNRMARITSFLDPNCIDDYLGLCYQPLHATWALASGGLFGLGLGNSREKYAWLPAAENDYIFAIVGEEVGLIGCFVVLCLFAIFAVGAFHVVRKTDDPFVRIAAGAITVWIVGQALINIGVVLRVFPSLGVPLPFMSQGGTALLSVLMACGVLLSFARSLPARPAAHVLP, encoded by the coding sequence ATGGCCAGCACGACGCACAGCCGGACGACACCCCCGACGCCGCCGGCTGACGGCGAGACCCGGCGCGGGCTCGCCGCACGCGTATCGCTCGGCAAGGTCTTCGCACCTGTGCCCAGCGAGTTCCTGCTGATCGTCTCCGCCGCGCTGCTGCTCACCGGGTTCGGACTGGTCATGGTGCTGTCGGCCACCTCGGCGACCTCCACGGCGGGCGGCCTCGGCCCATACGACACCCTCGTGAAGCAGGGCGTGTTCGCCCTCATCGGCATTCCGCTCATGCTGGTGTTCAGCCGGTTCCCCGTGGCCTTCTGGAAGAAGATCGCGTGGCCGGGCCTGATCCTGGCCACCATGCTGCAGCTGCTCGTCTTCGTCCCGGGCATCGGCGTCGAGCACGGCGGCAACCGCAACTGGATCTCCATCGCCGGCCAGCAGGCGCAGCCGTCGGAGTTCCTCAAACTCACCCTCGCGCTGTGGCTGGCGATCGTGCTGTTCCGCAAGCGGTCGCTGCTCACCAAATGGCAGCACGTGTTCATCCCGGTGATTCCGCTCGGCGGCCTCGTCATCGCGACGGTGCTCGCGGGCAAGGACCTGGGCACGTCGATGGTGCTGTTCCTGATCCTGCTGGCGGCGCTGTTCTTCTCCGGCGTGCGGCTGCGCCTGTTCATCGCGCCGCTGCTGCTGGCCGTCGTCGCCGTGCTCGGCTTCGCCCTCACCAGCGACAACCGCATGGCGCGCATCACGAGCTTCCTCGACCCGAACTGCATCGACGACTACCTGGGCCTGTGCTACCAGCCGCTGCACGCGACCTGGGCGCTGGCCAGCGGCGGCCTGTTCGGCCTGGGCCTGGGCAACTCCCGCGAGAAGTACGCGTGGCTGCCCGCCGCCGAGAACGACTACATCTTCGCGATCGTCGGCGAGGAGGTCGGGCTCATCGGATGCTTCGTCGTGCTGTGCCTGTTCGCGATCTTCGCGGTGGGCGCCTTCCACGTCGTGCGCAAGACCGACGACCCGTTCGTGCGCATCGCCGCCGGTGCGATCACGGTGTGGATCGTCGGGCAGGCGCTCATCAACATCGGCGTCGTGCTGCGCGTGTTCCCCTCGCTGGGCGTGCCGCTGCCGTTCATGTCGCAGGGCGGCACCGCCCTGCTGTCGGTGCTCATGGCCTGCGGCGTGCTGCTGTCGTTCGCGCGCAGCCTGCCGGCGCGGCCCGCCGCCCACGTGCTGCCCTGA